The following DNA comes from Ardenticatenales bacterium.
TTGCAAGACCAGATTGTGGGCGAGAGCTACGTCCTCATGAGTCCCTACCCCGGTTTGCAAGGGCGGATCGTCCTCACCGCCTGGGGCAAGCGGTTGGTGCTGGATGGCGTAGACGCGAGGCGAATCAAGGCCTTTATTGACCGGTATCGTGGCGGCGGTCCCGAACCGGGCGCATTGTGCAACGGCAGCGTTGGCAGTCCCGTGCGCTAATGCCTGGTTGGTAGACGCTCTCCTTAACGCCGCAAAGGGGCGCTATTTGGCGCGGCAAACGCGCCTTTTCCGCCGCGAATAGAAGAGCGTGCCCTGCTCACATTCAGTTGCAATCGCCATTTGACTGTGTTAATATCGGCTCAATCCTGCCGTGTGCGTGATGGGCTTCAGTCGTTGAGCCAACGCATTCATTAAGGGGATCGAAGATACGTTGAGGATATGTAGTAGCCGCGGCCAGGCAGACTCTTCACGAAAAGATTCCCACCTGCTTTGAGCAGGTTCAAACCACGAGGCTCACACGGCACGGCGGGCAATGATGTGTACAATCCCCCGTGACATGGTCCAGCGCGAATTGACCGTCAAGAAACACATTTTCGTTTGCACAATCGCCGGGTCCCTGCTCTGGTTATTTTCCTGTCGCTGACGACGAAGCCGGAAAGAGTATTGAGGTAGAAGTCGGTTCAACCGGGTAAACGGGCCAAGGACGCAAGATGGCATCTGGTTCCAGGCACGCGGTGAAAGTACAACAGCCTCTGATACCTTATCAGGGGCTTTTCTATGTCAATCAACTACTGTATCAGGGATAATCAATGATTCGTGAGCGCATTGCTGACGATATTTACGTGTTTCGCAGCCACCGCTACGCGCAGGTAACAGCAGGAGCTATCATCACGAAAGAAGGTGTGATTCTCATTGACACCCTCTTCTATCCTGATGAAACGGAAGCCATGCGCGATTTCTTGGAAGTTCGCCTGGGGCAGCGAATCCGTTATGTCATCAACACGCACTACCACGCCGACCACACGGTGGGCACTTTTTTCTTTCCCTACGCCCAGGTTGTCAGCCATCGCCTTTGCCGTGAATTGTTGGATACGAAGGGGCGCGAAGGGTTGGCGCAGACGCAGGCGCAAAATGCGGAGTTTGAAGGTATTCAGGTCGTTTTGCCGGATATTGTATTTGACCAGGGCCAGTTCAATTTGTACCTGGGCGGCAAGACGGTGCAACTGCTGCATCTGCCGGGGCACAGCGCGGACTTGATTGGGGCGTTTGTGGTGAATGATCGGATTCTTTTTGCCTCGGATACGGCAATGCCTGTGCCTACGTTGTTTGATGGCAGCTATGATGATCTGGTGGCGTCCATGCACGCGATGTTGTCGCTTGCGCCGGATAGTGTGGTGCAAGGACATGGTGAGGTGATTCTGCGGGGCGAGGTGCGTTCACTGATTGAAAGTGACCTGGCGTATTTGAAGATGATCAAGAATAAGGTGATGAAGGTGATAAATGCCGGCAAACCCGCCTCCGCGTTGGAGAACATTTCCATTGAAAGCTGCGGCAAATCACGTATCCCCCTCAATGGGTTCGTAGCTGATTTGCATTACGCCAATCTCGTCCGGCTTTACAACGAGTGGAGCAACACAGCACCGTCACGATCATCCTGAAGCCAGGGGCAACCGTCGGCACGCCGCCGATATGTTGCCCTTTTCCACACACGACGAACAGGCCCACAATAAAATATGGGCAAAGATTACGTGCATAAGTCGGCCCGCGAGTGGCCGCCACTGGGTTTGGCGGAACAGCGCTTCCTGGTAGCCTGCCTGCGGAATGGGGAACCGCTCCCGACTACTTCTGCTGCTTTTGACTGGAACACTTTCGTGCGGCGGGCCGTCAGCGATGGCCTGGCTCCACTGGTCTATCAGCGTTTGAAGGGGAATGCCGGCATTCCCCCATCCACCCTGGACCATCTCAAACGCAGCTACTACCAAAACCTTTCCGCTAACCACGTGCGCCTCATGGAACTGCGCCGCCTGGGGCAAATGCTGCAAACCTACGACATTCGCCTGCTTGTCCTCAAAGGAGGCGCGCTGGCGCAAACAGTGTACGACAACGTCGCACTGCGCTTTATGGGCGACCTGGATGTAGCCGTGTTGCCGCGCCAGGCGGAAGCTGCCCTGGCCGCCCTGCAAGCGGATGGTTACATCTTGCACCAGGAGCAGGCGCAGGCTGGCGAGCAGAATCGGGCGGCAATGGAGGAATTCGGCTGGCATTTGCGCCTCACCAAATGGGTCCTGGGGCAGCAAATTGAGCTGGAATTCCATTGGCCGTTGCGCCAGGTGGTATTGGTGAGCCAGGTGGCCCGTCTGGACCTGAACCATATCTGGGCCACGGCCATCCCCCTGGATCCGGAAGCCAATCTCTGGCAGCCTGCGCCCGCCGCCATGCTCCTGCATCTTTGCTTGCACACAGGCTTGCAACACCGTTTCAACGATCTCGGCTTGCGTCACTACTTGGACATTGACCGCGTCGTTCGTCACTATCAGGGGCAGCCCGATTTCTGGCCTGCTTTTGTGCGCCTGGCGCAGGGAACCCATGCCGTGCAGGTTGCTTATTTTTCTCTATGGTTCACAGAGGCGCTGTTGGGCACGCCCATGCCCGTCGCCCTGCTACACCAACTCGCGCCCGCGGCCTGGAAGCGGGCCTTGTTTGGCCGCTATTTGCGGCCAAGCGATGTGGTCAATCGCACGCGCGCGCTCTATGGGGGGCGTCGCATTGTGTGGCGGCTGCTGACCACTGACCGACTTCTTGACTTACTGCGCGGTCCCTGGCGCGTCCTTTTCCCTGGCCGCACCTACCTGGCCGATTATTATCAGGTGAAAAACCCGGCCAGCCTGCTGCTGCTGTGGGCGTGGCATCCGCTGCGCAGCCTGGGCCGCGCGGGTCGGCGGCGTCTGCGCGAGATGCGCTTGCGCGCCACGGATTGAATGAGACTCAGACCGGCGATTGCATGACCTGGACTGCGTACCTGACAGGTCTCCGCGGACCTGTCAAGTTTGTTCACTTATATTGCGGCCAATCCTCAGCATTCCACTTTGCTGGGCGCGAATAGCGCGAATCACACGAATTGAGCCAGGCATCTATGCGATATTCTGTCAATAACTGGACACTGGCTTTTTTGGAGTGGAGGCTTCAGCCGGCTCACATATGGCGGTTTGAGCCGGCCAAAGCCGCGACTCCGGCCACCATATGTAGATTTCGCCAGACTCCAGCCAATAACCAAAATCCGCGAAATTCGGCGCATTCGCGCCGGACATTGGATTTAGGGCCGTCATCAATCCCGCTCTTCCCGAGGGGACACTTTTCGTGGCGGATTGCTCCTTTCCAAATCCGCCAACACACATACCGCTTCACCGCAAAAGGGGTGCATCATTAGCACATTTACCCAAATTCGCCATTATTTGTCTGTTTTCTTCCTGCTAATCGTAGCGGCTGCCTGTGCGCGTACCCCTGCGAATCCGCCCGCGCCCATTGTCACCCCCACTCCTCAGGCCGTCAGCGACGTACAGCCCACCCTCCTGCCTATCAACACGCCCACGTCTATCCCCTCCCCGCGCGCGCCAACGCCGATTCCCAGCAAAACGCCCACGGGCACGCCGTCCCCGACACCCACCGGCACCGCCACAGCCACGGCGACGAATACACCGCTGCCTACCGATACCCCCACGATTACGCTTACGCCGACTCCCGAACCACCACCCTGGCCGATTCTCTCCTGGTTGTGGGATCCCGCGAACTTTGCGCCCGCTACGCCGCCGGCTCCCTTGCCTCCCTTGCCGCCCCTGGCTATTTCACCCGGCAGCCCCAGCCCCTATCTGACTCAGTTTCGCCTTGTGGCCTTCTACGGCAGCCCGGAAGGGCGCGGCCTCGGCATCCTGGGTAATCAGTACCGCAACGAAACGGTGCGAATGCTGCGCGGTGTCATCGCGGAGTACCAGCCCTGGGTGACGGATGGGCGTTACTCCATCCCCACCTTCCACATGATTACGACCGTCGCCAAGTCTTGTTCCGCCTACCCCCTGTGCAGCCGACAGATCGACAAAAGCCTGATTTATGATTGGCTGGTTACGGCGGAGCGTAACAACGCCGCCGTTGTTCTTGACCTGCAGATTGGCCGCGCCAACCTCATGGATGAATTCGAGCGGGTGCGTGAGTTTCTCTATTATCCGCATGTACATCTGGCGGTGGACCCCGAATTTGCCATGAATGATGAGCAGGAGCCGGGCATTCAGTTGGGTACGCTGGATGCGGCGGACATTAATCAGTTGCAGGCGGAAATGGAAAAAATCGCGCTGGAAATGGGTGTGAACCGTGTGCTGATTGTGCATCAGTTCAAGGATAGTATGTTCACCAACAAGCAAGACATCATCAACTATCCGCATGTGGAGTTGGTGATTGATGGTGATGGCTATGGCCCCCCCGGCCCAAAGATTCGAAACTATTTACAGTATGCGAGTGAGCCGGGTTTTGAGTATGGTGGCTTCAAGATGTTTACGGATCAGGCGAATGGGCAGTTGATCTACGATGTTCCCTTCATGTTGCCGGAACGGGTGATGACGGTTCTTGTGCCGCAGCCGGTGGTACTGATATTTCAGTAGCCTGCCGGCGCAGACCGTTCCGAATTAGGACGGACGATGAAATGAAGTATGGAATGGCATCGTCCGTTTGCAGGAACGGTAAGGGAACGACTTCGTTGTCTTATTTAATTTCCGTTCCTTACCACCAGGTTTTGAAGCTCAGCCCGTGTTTCCCCAGGACGCGGCCTGTGACTGACTCTGCCTGGACTTGCAGGTGTACGGTACGTCCCGGTTGCCAATCGTCCAGCAGCACAGTTGTCTCGGAAATGCCGGCACGGTCCGCGGGCGGCATGGTCACTATGTGCGTGCTTCCATCCTCGTAGCGAATGGTCACGCGCAGGAGCGCGTCAGGAACCGCGTACCCGTCCGGGGTGCGCACGGTGACGATGAGATGCTGCTCGTCTCCGGCGAACAGGATCGGGTAGCGGATGGAGGTGGATAGGGTGACTTCTTGAATGCCGGCAAGATCATCTGGGATGAAATCCTGGATACGCCGTTGTTGATAGTAAGTGTAGACGGCTCCCGAACGCAGGAAGTGAACCTGCCCCAGTTGCGCCACCTGCACATTCAGGTCAGGCG
Coding sequences within:
- a CDS encoding MBL fold metallo-hydrolase, yielding MIRERIADDIYVFRSHRYAQVTAGAIITKEGVILIDTLFYPDETEAMRDFLEVRLGQRIRYVINTHYHADHTVGTFFFPYAQVVSHRLCRELLDTKGREGLAQTQAQNAEFEGIQVVLPDIVFDQGQFNLYLGGKTVQLLHLPGHSADLIGAFVVNDRILFASDTAMPVPTLFDGSYDDLVASMHAMLSLAPDSVVQGHGEVILRGEVRSLIESDLAYLKMIKNKVMKVINAGKPASALENISIESCGKSRIPLNGFVADLHYANLVRLYNEWSNTAPSRSS
- a CDS encoding nucleotidyltransferase family protein, with protein sequence MGKDYVHKSAREWPPLGLAEQRFLVACLRNGEPLPTTSAAFDWNTFVRRAVSDGLAPLVYQRLKGNAGIPPSTLDHLKRSYYQNLSANHVRLMELRRLGQMLQTYDIRLLVLKGGALAQTVYDNVALRFMGDLDVAVLPRQAEAALAALQADGYILHQEQAQAGEQNRAAMEEFGWHLRLTKWVLGQQIELEFHWPLRQVVLVSQVARLDLNHIWATAIPLDPEANLWQPAPAAMLLHLCLHTGLQHRFNDLGLRHYLDIDRVVRHYQGQPDFWPAFVRLAQGTHAVQVAYFSLWFTEALLGTPMPVALLHQLAPAAWKRALFGRYLRPSDVVNRTRALYGGRRIVWRLLTTDRLLDLLRGPWRVLFPGRTYLADYYQVKNPASLLLLWAWHPLRSLGRAGRRRLREMRLRATD